The following nucleotide sequence is from Flavimarina sp. Hel_I_48.
CTAATCTACGCAAGCGCATAATAAAAGGCAGACAATGCTCAAGACGCTTCGCACGATCCTCTTCATCATCTGCGTTTGCCAAATACTCTAGATATTCCTGCTGCACATCATTAGATAGAAGCATAAAACGATCTTTGAGATGTTTGCTCAGTGCAAAGGCGTTCTGTAGTTCTGCGCAGTTGTTCAAATCTGGAGATTGTGTGGCTTTCTGAACGATCTTAGCCTCACTTTGATTCAAAATAGCTTCTTCCACGTAGGTTTTGATCAACTCATCATTCATTTGCTGAACACTGGTATACCGTAGCTGCCTTGTGCTATTTGTTGTACCCGTGTTTGTGTCCAGTAATACATTATGAATATCTGAAAGAGAATCTCCGTTAAAAAAGAGAATATCAAAATGATCATTGGCATCGCTCAGTCCTACCACTTCCCTATCATCATAGGTATAAACAGGGGCATTGTATCTATAATCTTCTTTTAGTATGGTATCTCGCATGATCTCACGTAAGCGCTGTAGTGCAAGTTGATGTTTAGTATGCTGATTGAAAAAAGTCTCTACTTCTATTGCTGTATCCATTGGGTGAATTTTACCTTTAAAATACTACATAAAAAATTAAGGAAATGTGAAAAATGCTTGATTTGTCCGAATCACTAAATTTATTATCAGAATTCCGTAACTGCGAATCCCAATAAAAAAAGCCCGATTAAAGCTCTTTGCCAAAGCAAACACTATTTGCAACATCGATATAAGGGGCATAATTGGGAATCTGGTGATACCCCTGACTCTTATAAAGTTCGATCGCCGGTTTTTGTCGCTTTCCGGTCTCCAACACGCAATTGAGATATCCCAGTTCTTTTGACCAAAGTTCAAGTCCGTGAAGTATAATACTGGCCAATCCCTGACCACGCGCTTCAGAAGCGGTGAACATCCGTTTTATTTCCATGGTTTTATAGTTTCTACTACGCAGGGCACCGCAAGCCATGGGATCATCATTGACATAAGCAATAAGCACATGATCCAGGCTCTTTGTACCATTAAATTGCTGATAAAAAGCATGATCCTCACCATCCAGGGTTTTGAGTTCGGCATTAAGGGAAACCACTAAATCTTTGAAATCCTGATCGTCTATATGTGTTCGTTTTAAGCGTATCATTGGCGTAGACTTTTATAGAATAAAGATACGTATCCCAAACATTTACAGCGCTATTTTAAAGTATTTGAAACAAAAAGAAAAGCCCTTTACATCAGTTTCAAAATTTTGAATGCTGAAATAAAGGGCGCTGCTCATTTAGATTTTGAGTGAAAATCTATAGGTGATTTTTATGCTCTATATAATAATGCTCAAGCAGGTTCATGGTCGCCTTGATAAGATCTTCGGTTTCCTGAAGGAGATTGAAGTAAAGCAGGGTATTTTTAGGACTGCTATCGCTATTTCTGGTGCGCTCTATCTGTTTTGCGATCTTTGTACTTACCACATCAAGAAGTGCCTGTTTTTCTTCAATTATCGCAGGGATAGCGTCAAAATCCTTAGCCTTGAAAGTTTCCTCGATTTTTTTGAAAAGCTTGTCAAGCTTATGCTCAATTTCCTTAAGGTCTTTTAGCTGCGTGAATTTTAAGCCTTTGTGATTGTTGTTCAAGTGATTGTAACTGGCATTGGTCACAAAGTCAATGCTCTGGGTAACATCTTGAAGATAACCTAAAACGTCAATATAAAAGCGGCTCGCCTGCACATGGCTTTCATCGAGGTTTTTGATGAAGTAATAGAGGCTGTTGCGCAGTTCTTCCACTTCGGCATTGAGTTTAGTAATGCCCTTTCTGCTCTTTTTCAGTTTAGAAAGATCAACTTTTGCCAATCCTTCTATCGTTCCTGTATAAATCTTATTGCCCCTTTTAAAAGAAGAAGCAACATTAGAAGTGCTTTCATTGATAATGCCCTGTATAGAGCTGCTCACCGCCCGCATAAGCCTGCCTTCTTCGGCTTCTGCTTCAGAACGTTTTTTATGTTTAAGGTAATTACGAAGTAATATCGCAACGGCCATAGCAAATAAGATGAATAATGCCAACGCACCTCCATAATATAGTACTACCGCCATGATAGAAGCAGCGGTGAATGCTGAGATCGCGGTCATAAACCAGCCACCAATAACATTAAGTACACCAGCAACCCTATAAACTGCACTATCGCTGCCCCATGCTCGATCTGCAAGAGAAGTACCCATCGCTACCATGAAAGTAACATACGTAGTCGATAATGGAAGTTTTAAAGAAGTAGCCGAAGATATAAGTACACTTGCAATCATTAAGTTCACCGCTGCTCGTACGAGATCAAAAGCAGGCATATCTAAACTCGCCACCCTGGAGGTGGGCTCCTTTTTATTAAAGCGTCTTTCTATGGTTTTTTTTACGCTTCGTGGCAGGATCGCCATGAGTCCATAATTTAAATTGATCGCTCCACGCACCATACCTCTGGATACGGCGTTAGGCTTAAAGCGTTCGTTGCCCTCATCCTGACGGGAAAGATCTACGGAAGTTTTTACTACACGTCTTGCTTTTTTAGAAAACCATAAGGTGAGGATCATAACCGCGCCTGCACCAAGCAGCAATAAGGGCTGGGTAGGGACTTTTTCGGCGAGTACACCCATCGAGAATTCTGAGGCCGGCAAACCACTAGCTACCCAAAAATTATAGGATTGATAAGCGGCCATGGGAACACCTATAAAGTTTACAAGATCATTACCGGCAAAGGCCATTGCAAGTGCAAACGTACCTATCACAATCACCATCACATAAACGTTTACCTTGAATACCTTAGTAACGATATAAGAAATAGCGAACCAAAAGAAAATACTCAACATGATATATTGCCACACATTGGCATTGGCCCAGTCTAAGAATGCACCTTCCACAAAAGTAGCACTGCTCAATCCTTTTACAATTATAAAATAACTAATAGCTGCTGTGGCAAGTCCCCCAAATATAGCCGAAACCCACGCAGGTTGGTTATCAAAGTTAAAGGTAAGCAGTAGACGGGTGAGAAATTGCACCAGGGCACCCACGGAAAATGCGATAACCACCGAAACGAGAATGCCCACAATTATTTCTATGGCTTTATCAGAGTTGATATATTCCCCTATTTGTAGATAAGAATCGTCGTTTCCAGAAAGTTTTATAATGGTCACGCAAACTGCAGCGCCCAGCAACTCAAATACGATAGAAACTGTTGTTGATGTGGGAAGGCCTAGTGTATTGAAAAAGTCCAGTAATAAAATATCTGTGATCATCACCGCCATAAATATGACCATGATCTCATTGAAGTAGAATTGTTCTGGCACAAAAATACCCTTACGAGCCACTTCCATCATTCCGCTGGAAGAAAGCGCACCAAAGGCAATCCCTATACTGGCTACGGCCATAATGGTCTTAAAAGGAACCGCCTTAGAACCTATTGCCGAATTTAAAAAGTTTACTGCATCGTTGCTTACACCCACAACAAGATCTGCCACAGCAAGGATTGCCAGGGCGACAAGCATAATAACATAAATATTATCCATTAAACCTTTTTAAATGAGTGGGCAAATTTGGGATTTATTTAGCGTACCAATGTTATGCAAAGGTTATTACTGGATTGAAAAATACAAATTTCATAGGAGTTTTGTAGCGTAACCATCGCCATTATTGAACTTTTTACCGATAAATATTAAATCAACCCACTCGTTATCAGTATGTAATATCTTTAATGTTATCTAAATGTTACGTTAATGTTTCCTTATGTTTAAATAATTACTATATTTGTAAGGTAAAGATTAATAAAAATAGAAAAGATGAAAAATATACTTACAATCATGGCTTTGGTGGGAACTATGTTTCTTGCCAATGCGCAAGAAAAAATTAGCGGGGATTATGTGAAAGATGGTAATCTTATCAAAGCTACTTTATACCACGCTAATGGCGAAGTAAGCCAAAAGGGGTTTTACACAGAACAGGGCAAATTACAAGGAAAATGGATGAGCTTTGATCTGGAAGGTCGCAAAACTGCTGAAGCACATTATGATAATGGTGAAAAAACCGGTAAATGGTTTTTCTGGCAGGGTGATAATATCTTGAAAGAAGTGGATTACAGCAATTCTAAAATCGCTTCTGTAAGTACCTGGAAAATTCAGGGTGAACGTATGGTAAGTTCTAACTAGGACTTTTAAAAAAAATTTCAATAAAAAAGCCGTTGCTCTGCAACGGCTTTTTTGCATATTGTGATTTGCTAAATATTAGCGTTTTGAAATTTTATTCTGGGTAATATGCTTCTGTCTGGAACTTTTGAATGTTCCTTCATCAAAATTACGTTTAGCAGCATGTTTAGTATCCCTTCCCTGCACGCGCTCGCGCCACATCCTAAAACTTGAGGGTTTCATTTCCCTGCGCATCAATTCAATAACTTCCTGTTCTTTTAGTCCGAACTGAAATTCTATCGAATCAAAAGTCGTGCGATCTTCCCAGGCCATTTCTATGATACGATCTAGTTCGCGGGGCGTAAATTCTCTATCTTCAGCCATATTGCGGTTTTAAGTTTTTAAGCATGACACTCGTTATTTCATTGAGGTCAAAATTATGTTTCCATCCCCAGTCCTTCCTGGCTTGGGAATCATCAATGCTCTGCGGCCAGCTATCTGCGATTTCCTGTCTAAAATCAGGAGCATAGCTTATATCAAAATCAGGCATATGCTTGCGTATGCTCGCCGCCGAGGCTTCAGGATCAAAGCTGATCGCAGCGAGATTATAGGAAGATCGTATTTTTACATCAACATCATCAGCATCCATTATGCTAATGGTGGCGCGTATGGCATCTTCCATATACATCATGGGCAATACGGTATCTGCCTTTAAAAAACAGCGATAATGTTTGTGCTTTAATGCACGGTGGTAAATATCAACGGCATAATCTGTAGTTCCCCCTCCAGGTTCTGTTGTATAGCTAATTAGGCCAGGATAGCGTACGCTGCGTACATCTACACCGTATTTCTTATGGTAATATTCGCACCAGCGTTCTCCGGTTTGCTTTGAAATACCGTAAACGGTGGTGGGCTCCATTATGGTTTGTTGTGGGGTATCCTGTTTTGGGGTACTGGGGCCAAAAACCGCAATACTTGAAGGCCAGAACACTTTTTCAATTTTACCTTCTTTGGCAAGATTTAAGATGTTGAAGAGGGAATTCATGTTGAGGTCCCAAGCTTTTTTTGGAAAACGTTCTGCAACGGCACTTAACATGGCCGCCATAAGATACACAGTATCTACCTTGTGACGGTAAATTATATCTTCTATAGCCCTATAATCCATTGCATCTGCGATTTCAAAGGGGCCAGAAGCCATCAAAGCTTCGTTCCCATTGCGTATATCGCTTGCAATTACGCGTTCTGCACCAAAACGTTCCCTCAATGCTACTGTAAGTTCGGTGCCTATTTGACCACAGGCACCTATGATTAAAATCCTTCCATTCATGAACTGCAAATTTTTGTACAAAGATATTGTTTTTATAAGGATAAGCCTTTCCTGCCGTATCGTGATTCTAAATTGCGCTATCACTTTTGATTTTGACGTTATCACTTTAACAGCAAGTATTGTTAAAATTGGCAGTAGCACATGGTTGTGTTAAAAATCCGACAAACTTTGGGAGAGATTTAGGCTGTTTATTTGCCTTTTAATCAAGATTCGCTCTAAGTTTAGGCGATAATTTTTTGGCTTATGAAAATAGTTTGTATGGTGATGGTTGTATTGATTTTTACGTCCTGTGGACAAAACGTAAATTCAGATAATAAATTGATGCTCAATCCTACGGTTACAAGGCTGGGGGAAATTTCTGAAAGGGCGGTACGCCACTGGGATGCCTATAGGGATCTGGAAAATAACCTCAAACTTATTTATAGCACAAACTCCCTCAATGCAACTTCTTTTAGAGAACCTTTATTGAACAATATCAAAGCCATGGGGCGTCATATTCCCCAGTCCTTAAGAACAGCTTCGGTTCAAAAAAGCCTGAAAATCGTTGATAATCAGATCGTTTCTTTTTACCAGGAAGTTGGAGAAGATGAACTTAACCAACGTATTGTAGAACGTCATGTAGATAGCATCATGATCGCATTTGGCAAACTCAACCAGTGCCTTAACAGATGTCTGGTTCAAACCCACTGAACAATTTCGCTACTGCACACCACCATCTATTAAGAATGCTTCACAAAATGTAATCTACTGATGAATATCGCGATCCTATTAAAACGAAATCATAGCTGATAAATCCTTATTTTTGATCTTTTATAATCAAAAATTATGTCTTCCCTTTTCAAATATTGCAATCTCCTTTTATGCTGCATACTTCTGTATGGCTGCCAGGAAGAGGTAAAAATGGTCAAAGATCCTACTAAAGAAACGGACTCTTTAAAAATAAAAATTGCAGATAGCTTGAGAATGGATGTAGGCTTAAATGGTTCTATTGAAAAGAGAGTTCAGCAAATACCAGGATTTTCTACACTTGAGACCGCCTTACAGGGACTTCAGGGAGAAAGTATAGGAAGTGTAAAAATAGAAGCTGAAGAGTGGATAAACGCTACCAAAGAGTTACGGCTTGCCCTTCTTGACAGTGTCTCAAACCGCGCCATCAATGCCAGGATGACCTTACTGGTAACAAAAGCAAGTCTTTTAAAGCAGGAAGTAAGTAAAAGGATAGTTGACACTGTGCTAATCAGTAAAGAGGCGACAGAATTTTATGGTGCTTATCAAAACCTTGTCACGCAGTTGAATCTGGAATATGGAACCAGCGTGGATGATTTTTTAAAAGATTTCAAAGCGGAAAGTAAAAAAATCCGGGATGACGCACGCAAACAAAAAGCACTTCAAAACACCAATTAAATTAGTAAAAACCGACTTTTTATGACCAATTTCCGACCTTTTTTAGCGGTTTTTTTCCTCTTTTTGTGTTGTTTTTGTAACGCTCAGGAAAAAACCAGTACAGATCAGGACATCGCAAAAATGCTGGATGCATGGCATGACGCCGCAGCGCGTGCAGATTATGACGCTTATTTTGACCTAATGGCAAAAGACGCCATATTTATAGGTACAGATGCAGATGAAAATTGGCAGAATATGGAATTTAAAGCTTTTGCCAGGCCGTATTTTGATCGTGGCAAGGCCTGGTCATTTACGGCGCTGGAGCGGAATATCTATTCTTCCGAAAATCAGAATATTGCCTGGTTTGATGAACTTTTAGATACACAAATGGGAATCTGCCGTGGATCTGGTGTAGTCATCAAAATGGATAACACGTGGAAAATCAAACATTATGTACTCTCCATTACCGTACCTAATGAGCAGGTAGAAGCCCTAACTACGCTTAAAGAAGAACACGATAAGGATTTGATAGTGAAGCTAAAAGATTAAGCTTTCGATTTTATAAATACTAATACAACAAATGCAAATGCGAAAAATGAAAATACTAAAAAATACGTGTTTGATCATGGCGACCGCGGTCGCAGGTCTCACTTCATGTAAAAACGAGTCAGATAAGGACAAATCTGTAGCGGAAGTGCCCGGTATTCAGGTTAAACATATGGATACCACCATCAATCCCAAAACCGATTTTTACGACTATGTAAACGGAAACTGGATGAAAACCACCGAAATCCCTGCCGAAGAATCCACCTGGGGTGGTTTTAGCATTTTACGTAAAGAAACCCGTGACGATGTGCTAGCCATTTTAGATAGCGCGCAGCAAAACAATACGTATGCTGCCGGGACAGATCAGGCAAAGGCGTTAAATATTTTTGAATCCCAGTTAGATACTGTCGCACGTAACGAAGCCGGTACAAAACCGCTACAGCCCGCACTTGATGAACTTGCCCAGGTTCAAAATTTAGAGGATTTACAGTTGGTTTTAGCCAATAATATGGCGCTTCAGGCACCTTTTTATGGTTTTAGCGTATTTTCAAACCTCAGCAACAGTACTATGAATGCTGGCTATATAGGAACCGGTGGCCTGGGACTGCCCAACCGTGATTATTATCTGGATCAGGACAGCAAGTCTAAAGAAATACGGGGACAATATGTTGACCATATTACCCGCATGCTGCAATACTTGGGCGATGATGAAGCCAGCGCAAAAAAACAGGCTAATCTTATATTGGAACTTGAAACCCAACTGGCAAAACCACGCCTGGACAAAGTACAGCGCCGCGATACGCGTAATTTTAACAATCCGCGTAGCGTTGATGAACTTCAGAAAATGGTTCCTGCCATCAACTGGAAGTCCTACATCAGTGACCTGGGAATAACAAAAAATGTTGACACGCTCATTGTGACTGAACCTGCCTACATGAAGGAGTTGCAAAAGATACTTAAAAACACTTCTATTGAAGATTTAAAAACCCTTACCCGCTGGTCTACATTTAACAATGCAGCGAGCTATTTGACCACAGAACTTGAAACGGCCAACTGGGATTTTTATGAAAAAACGCTTAATGGTGTTCAAAAACAAAAACCTGCAGATGAACGTGCATTGGCGACTGTAGATAACGCCGTGGGTGAAGCTGTGGGTAAATTGTATGTGGATGAAAAATTTCCTGCGGAAGCTAAGGGAAAAGCAGAAAAAATGATCGCCAATATTAAAGATGCCTTTAAAGACCGCATCGAAAACCTGGAGTGGATGACTGATTCCACTAAAGTAAAAGCGATCGAAAAACTTAATAAATTCACCGTAAAAATTGGCTATCCAGATAAATGGGAAAATTATGCATCGCTTGATGTGGATGCAGATAAGAGCTTCTTTGAAAACATGATTGCGGTAAGCAAATGGAACAGGGAAGATAATTTAAGTGATTATGGTGAGCCGGTAGACAAATCTAAATGGGGCATGTCGCCGCAAACCGTAAATGCATATTTTAATCCATCATTCAACGAGATCGTTTTTCCAGCCGCAATATTGCAGCCTCCATTTTACAATTATCAGGCTGATGAAGCCGTGAATTATGGTGGCATTGGTGCAGTGATAGGACATGAGATTTCGCACGCCTTTGATGATAGTGGAGCACGTTTTGATGGTGATGGCAACCTTAAAAACTGGTGGAGTGATAAAGACCTGGAGAATTTCACCGCTAGGGGGGATGCCTTGGCACAACAGTACAGCGACATTGAAGTGGCAGACAGTCTTTATATAAACGGTAAGTTTACCTTAGGGGAAAATATAGGTGATTTAGGAGGTGTTCTTGCATCTTATGATGGGTTGCAAAAGTTTTATACCGAAAATGGAAAACCAGATAATATAGATGGTTTTACACCAGAACAGCGCTTTTTTATCTCCTGGGCAACGATATGGCGTACAAAAATGCGTGATGATGCCTTGCGCACGCGTATCAAGACAGATCCACATTCTCCAGGAATGTACCGCGCCTACGTGCCATTACAAAATGTTGATGCTTTTTACGAAGCGTTCAATATCAAGAAAGGCGATTCTATGTTTGTACCGCAGGAAGAGCGGGTTAGAATCTGGTAAGATTACCTGAAAATAACTATTCAAAAAGCCTGAAATATTGACTATTTCGGGCTTTTTTTATGTCCTTTTCTAGGCGATTTTAAACGCTATTTTTATGTTTAACCAGAATTTTTCCTCTTTTGCTTTTG
It contains:
- a CDS encoding nuclear transport factor 2 family protein is translated as MTNFRPFLAVFFLFLCCFCNAQEKTSTDQDIAKMLDAWHDAAARADYDAYFDLMAKDAIFIGTDADENWQNMEFKAFARPYFDRGKAWSFTALERNIYSSENQNIAWFDELLDTQMGICRGSGVVIKMDNTWKIKHYVLSITVPNEQVEALTTLKEEHDKDLIVKLKD
- a CDS encoding inorganic phosphate transporter — its product is MDNIYVIMLVALAILAVADLVVGVSNDAVNFLNSAIGSKAVPFKTIMAVASIGIAFGALSSSGMMEVARKGIFVPEQFYFNEIMVIFMAVMITDILLLDFFNTLGLPTSTTVSIVFELLGAAVCVTIIKLSGNDDSYLQIGEYINSDKAIEIIVGILVSVVIAFSVGALVQFLTRLLLTFNFDNQPAWVSAIFGGLATAAISYFIIVKGLSSATFVEGAFLDWANANVWQYIMLSIFFWFAISYIVTKVFKVNVYVMVIVIGTFALAMAFAGNDLVNFIGVPMAAYQSYNFWVASGLPASEFSMGVLAEKVPTQPLLLLGAGAVMILTLWFSKKARRVVKTSVDLSRQDEGNERFKPNAVSRGMVRGAINLNYGLMAILPRSVKKTIERRFNKKEPTSRVASLDMPAFDLVRAAVNLMIASVLISSATSLKLPLSTTYVTFMVAMGTSLADRAWGSDSAVYRVAGVLNVIGGWFMTAISAFTAASIMAVVLYYGGALALFILFAMAVAILLRNYLKHKKRSEAEAEEGRLMRAVSSSIQGIINESTSNVASSFKRGNKIYTGTIEGLAKVDLSKLKKSRKGITKLNAEVEELRNSLYYFIKNLDESHVQASRFYIDVLGYLQDVTQSIDFVTNASYNHLNNNHKGLKFTQLKDLKEIEHKLDKLFKKIEETFKAKDFDAIPAIIEEKQALLDVVSTKIAKQIERTRNSDSSPKNTLLYFNLLQETEDLIKATMNLLEHYYIEHKNHL
- a CDS encoding DUF1801 domain-containing protein; translation: MDTAIEVETFFNQHTKHQLALQRLREIMRDTILKEDYRYNAPVYTYDDREVVGLSDANDHFDILFFNGDSLSDIHNVLLDTNTGTTNSTRQLRYTSVQQMNDELIKTYVEEAILNQSEAKIVQKATQSPDLNNCAELQNAFALSKHLKDRFMLLSNDVQQEYLEYLANADDEEDRAKRLEHCLPFIMRLRRLDKKML
- a CDS encoding toxin-antitoxin system YwqK family antitoxin, which codes for MKNILTIMALVGTMFLANAQEKISGDYVKDGNLIKATLYHANGEVSQKGFYTEQGKLQGKWMSFDLEGRKTAEAHYDNGEKTGKWFFWQGDNILKEVDYSNSKIASVSTWKIQGERMVSSN
- a CDS encoding M13 family metallopeptidase — translated: MKILKNTCLIMATAVAGLTSCKNESDKDKSVAEVPGIQVKHMDTTINPKTDFYDYVNGNWMKTTEIPAEESTWGGFSILRKETRDDVLAILDSAQQNNTYAAGTDQAKALNIFESQLDTVARNEAGTKPLQPALDELAQVQNLEDLQLVLANNMALQAPFYGFSVFSNLSNSTMNAGYIGTGGLGLPNRDYYLDQDSKSKEIRGQYVDHITRMLQYLGDDEASAKKQANLILELETQLAKPRLDKVQRRDTRNFNNPRSVDELQKMVPAINWKSYISDLGITKNVDTLIVTEPAYMKELQKILKNTSIEDLKTLTRWSTFNNAASYLTTELETANWDFYEKTLNGVQKQKPADERALATVDNAVGEAVGKLYVDEKFPAEAKGKAEKMIANIKDAFKDRIENLEWMTDSTKVKAIEKLNKFTVKIGYPDKWENYASLDVDADKSFFENMIAVSKWNREDNLSDYGEPVDKSKWGMSPQTVNAYFNPSFNEIVFPAAILQPPFYNYQADEAVNYGGIGAVIGHEISHAFDDSGARFDGDGNLKNWWSDKDLENFTARGDALAQQYSDIEVADSLYINGKFTLGENIGDLGGVLASYDGLQKFYTENGKPDNIDGFTPEQRFFISWATIWRTKMRDDALRTRIKTDPHSPGMYRAYVPLQNVDAFYEAFNIKKGDSMFVPQEERVRIW
- a CDS encoding NAD-dependent epimerase/dehydratase family protein, which produces MNGRILIIGACGQIGTELTVALRERFGAERVIASDIRNGNEALMASGPFEIADAMDYRAIEDIIYRHKVDTVYLMAAMLSAVAERFPKKAWDLNMNSLFNILNLAKEGKIEKVFWPSSIAVFGPSTPKQDTPQQTIMEPTTVYGISKQTGERWCEYYHKKYGVDVRSVRYPGLISYTTEPGGGTTDYAVDIYHRALKHKHYRCFLKADTVLPMMYMEDAIRATISIMDADDVDVKIRSSYNLAAISFDPEASAASIRKHMPDFDISYAPDFRQEIADSWPQSIDDSQARKDWGWKHNFDLNEITSVMLKNLKPQYG
- a CDS encoding GNAT family N-acetyltransferase; protein product: MIRLKRTHIDDQDFKDLVVSLNAELKTLDGEDHAFYQQFNGTKSLDHVLIAYVNDDPMACGALRSRNYKTMEIKRMFTASEARGQGLASIILHGLELWSKELGYLNCVLETGKRQKPAIELYKSQGYHQIPNYAPYIDVANSVCFGKEL
- a CDS encoding TIGR03643 family protein, whose amino-acid sequence is MAEDREFTPRELDRIIEMAWEDRTTFDSIEFQFGLKEQEVIELMRREMKPSSFRMWRERVQGRDTKHAAKRNFDEGTFKSSRQKHITQNKISKR